The proteins below come from a single Asanoa ferruginea genomic window:
- a CDS encoding RNA polymerase-binding protein RbpA — MGERMLRGSRLGAVSYESDRNTELAPRQTREYLCAKGHQFEVPFAVDAEVPMTWECKFDGSVARLVDGSEPEQKKTKPPRTHWDMLLERRSIAELEDILAERLEEVRARRGGK, encoded by the coding sequence ATGGGCGAGCGCATGCTGCGCGGCAGCCGACTAGGCGCAGTCAGCTACGAATCCGACCGCAACACCGAGCTCGCCCCGCGTCAGACCCGCGAGTACCTGTGCGCGAAGGGGCACCAGTTCGAGGTGCCGTTCGCGGTCGACGCCGAGGTCCCGATGACCTGGGAATGCAAGTTCGACGGCAGCGTGGCTCGCCTGGTCGACGGCAGCGAGCCGGAGCAGAAGAAGACCAAGCCCCCGCGTACCCACTGGGACATGCTCCTGGAGCGGCGTTCCATCGCCGAGCTCGAGGACATCCTGGCGGAGCGGCTCGAAGAGGTTCGGGCCCGACGCGGCGGCAAGTAG
- a CDS encoding RNA polymerase sigma factor translates to MADLEPLLRDLAPQVLAAVVRHFGDFDAAEDAVQEALLAAATRWPVDGVPDNPRGWLVTVASRARIAAWRRDSARERREETVARLTPAPAAPGPARDDTLTLLLLCGHPALTPASQVALTLRAVGGLTTAEIARALLVPEATVAQRISRAKATIRAAGARFTLPPPEELPARLAAVLHVLYLIFNEGYTASSGERLHRVELTAEAIRLARQLHERLPGDGEVAGLLALMLLTDARRPARTRADGALVPLDEQDRSRWDRAAIVEGVDLVSAALTSTAVGPYQLQAAIAAVHDEAEAAADTDWRQILGLYDALDRIAPGPMVTLNRVVAVAMVHGPAAGLDALAAAGPVLEGHHRVAAVRAHLLEMAGDLAGARAEYEQAARQTLSAPERAYLEGRAAQTST, encoded by the coding sequence GTGGCCGACCTCGAACCGCTGCTGCGCGACCTGGCACCGCAGGTGCTGGCCGCGGTGGTGCGCCACTTCGGCGACTTCGACGCGGCCGAAGACGCCGTCCAGGAGGCGCTGCTGGCGGCCGCGACGCGGTGGCCGGTCGACGGTGTGCCCGACAACCCGCGCGGCTGGCTGGTCACGGTCGCGTCCCGGGCCCGGATCGCGGCCTGGCGGCGGGACAGCGCCCGGGAGCGCCGCGAGGAGACCGTCGCGCGGCTGACCCCGGCACCGGCCGCGCCCGGACCGGCGCGCGACGACACGCTGACGTTGCTGCTGCTGTGCGGCCATCCGGCGCTGACCCCGGCGTCGCAGGTGGCGTTGACGTTGCGGGCGGTCGGCGGGCTGACCACGGCTGAGATCGCCCGGGCGCTGCTGGTGCCGGAGGCGACGGTGGCGCAGCGGATCAGCCGCGCCAAGGCGACGATCCGCGCGGCCGGTGCGCGGTTCACCCTGCCGCCGCCGGAGGAGCTGCCGGCGCGGCTGGCCGCCGTACTCCATGTGCTGTATCTGATCTTCAATGAGGGCTACACCGCGAGCTCCGGCGAGCGGCTGCACCGGGTCGAGCTGACAGCGGAGGCGATCCGGCTGGCGCGGCAGCTCCACGAGCGACTGCCCGGCGACGGCGAGGTGGCCGGGCTGCTGGCGCTGATGCTGCTCACCGACGCCCGCCGGCCGGCCCGCACCCGCGCCGACGGTGCGCTGGTGCCGCTCGACGAGCAGGACCGCTCGCGCTGGGACCGGGCCGCGATCGTCGAGGGGGTCGACCTGGTCAGTGCGGCGTTGACCAGCACGGCCGTCGGTCCCTACCAGCTCCAGGCGGCGATCGCCGCGGTGCACGACGAGGCGGAGGCCGCCGCCGACACCGACTGGCGGCAGATCCTGGGCCTGTACGACGCCCTCGACCGGATCGCGCCGGGGCCGATGGTGACGCTGAACCGGGTGGTGGCGGTGGCGATGGTGCACGGGCCGGCCGCAGGCCTTGACGCGCTGGCCGCCGCCGGGCCGGTGCTCGAAGGGCATCACCGGGTGGCGGCGGTGCGGGCTCATCTACTGGAGATGGCCGGCGATCTTGCTGGTGCGCGAGCTGAATACGAGCAGGCCGCCCGGCAGACGCTCAGCGCGCCGGAGCGCGCCTATCTGGAGGGGCGGGCGGCTCAGACCTCGACGTAG
- a CDS encoding OAM dimerization domain-containing protein, with amino-acid sequence MSIVRPYGDTTGDGMVQLSFTLPLAHDKRAEGAALQLASKMGMDPAMLVHAKQMGDGFTFFVVYGRVNHLVDVSKVEVLERSYPLLSAKEVNAVVKRRLRRKLSVVGACIGDDAHTVGIDAILNVKGIAGEKGLEYYRELKVTNLGAQVTVPELIAAAQRERADAVLVSQVVTQRDAHLHNTREMSAAFREALPAGKRPLLVVGGPRFDETMAGELGVDRIFGRGTTPGEVASYLVHALVAEKEAVA; translated from the coding sequence GTGAGCATCGTGCGGCCCTACGGGGACACCACCGGGGACGGGATGGTGCAGCTGTCGTTCACGCTGCCGCTCGCGCACGACAAGCGGGCCGAGGGTGCGGCGCTGCAGCTCGCGTCGAAGATGGGCATGGACCCGGCGATGCTGGTGCACGCGAAGCAGATGGGTGACGGGTTCACGTTCTTCGTCGTCTACGGGCGGGTCAACCACCTGGTCGACGTGTCCAAGGTCGAGGTGCTGGAGCGGTCCTACCCGCTGCTGTCGGCCAAGGAGGTCAACGCCGTGGTGAAGCGGCGGCTGCGCCGGAAACTGTCGGTGGTCGGTGCTTGTATCGGGGACGACGCACACACGGTGGGGATCGACGCGATCCTCAACGTGAAGGGGATCGCCGGCGAGAAGGGGCTGGAGTATTACCGGGAGCTGAAGGTGACCAACCTCGGCGCGCAGGTGACCGTGCCGGAGCTGATCGCGGCCGCCCAGCGGGAGCGGGCCGACGCGGTCCTGGTCTCGCAGGTGGTCACCCAACGCGACGCGCACCTGCACAACACCCGGGAGATGTCGGCGGCGTTCCGGGAGGCGCTGCCGGCCGGCAAACGGCCGCTGCTGGTGGTCGGTGGGCCGCGGTTCGACGAGACGATGGCGGGGGAGCTGGGCGTGGACCGGATCTTCGGACGGGGCACGACACCGGGTGAGGTCGCTTCCTACCTGGTGCACGCGCTGGTGGCTGAGAAGGAGGCGGTGGCGTGA
- a CDS encoding polyprenol monophosphomannose synthase — translation MSEGNTPGGDVTEGYPGVGRVLVVVPTYNEADNLEIIVGRIRRAVNAAEILVADDNSPDGTGAIADRLAAEDPHIHVLHRPGKQGLGAAYVQGFRWAIDHGYDAVVEMDADGSHAPEQLPVLLDAARTADAVIGSRWTPGGKVVNWPWHRFVISRVGNTYVRLALGMPHGDATGGYRVYKIPVLEKIDFETVASQGYSFQVELTWRTHKAGFKIVEVPITFAERERGASKMSSSIVREALMRVTVWGLRSRRDALFGRRDTNAKP, via the coding sequence GTGAGCGAGGGCAACACGCCGGGCGGCGACGTGACGGAGGGCTACCCGGGTGTCGGACGGGTGCTTGTCGTGGTGCCGACCTACAACGAGGCGGACAACCTCGAGATCATCGTCGGCCGGATCCGGCGGGCCGTGAACGCGGCCGAGATCCTGGTCGCCGACGACAACAGCCCCGACGGGACCGGCGCGATCGCCGACCGGCTGGCCGCCGAAGACCCGCACATCCACGTGCTGCACCGGCCCGGCAAGCAGGGCCTGGGCGCCGCCTACGTGCAGGGTTTCCGGTGGGCGATCGACCACGGCTACGACGCCGTCGTCGAGATGGACGCCGACGGCTCGCACGCCCCCGAACAGCTTCCGGTGCTCCTCGACGCCGCCCGCACCGCCGACGCCGTGATCGGCTCCCGGTGGACGCCCGGCGGCAAGGTGGTCAACTGGCCCTGGCACCGGTTCGTGATCTCGCGGGTCGGCAACACCTACGTGCGCCTGGCGCTGGGCATGCCGCACGGCGACGCGACCGGCGGCTACCGGGTCTACAAGATCCCGGTGCTCGAGAAGATCGACTTCGAGACGGTGGCGTCACAGGGCTATTCGTTCCAGGTCGAGCTGACGTGGCGTACCCACAAAGCCGGATTCAAGATCGTCGAGGTGCCGATCACGTTCGCCGAGCGCGAGCGGGGCGCCAGCAAGATGAGCTCGTCGATCGTGCGCGAAGCGCTGATGCGGGTCACCGTGTGGGGCCTGCGGTCCCGCCGTGACGCGCTGTTCGGCCGCCGCGACACCAACGCCAAACCCTGA
- a CDS encoding TetR/AcrR family transcriptional regulator: MAVEYTGTGDPARSMALLWRAADREGRTGLSVDRIVAAAIALADGDGLAALSMRKVADRLGVGAMSLYTYVPGKGELVDLMIDQVLGEIDRPELPGDWRARLEHVARGNLALYRAHPWLLQVGTARPPMGPNLLAKYDYELGALDGTGLSDVDIDTLLTSVLAYVTGAGQAAVEAAQAPARSGMSDDQWWEVQGPLLEKVFDPQRFPLAARVGAAAGEEYGLGDPDRVFDFGLQRLLDGIEAFIRKH; the protein is encoded by the coding sequence ATGGCTGTCGAATACACCGGAACCGGCGACCCGGCGCGGAGCATGGCGCTGCTCTGGCGCGCCGCCGACCGGGAAGGGCGCACCGGGCTGTCGGTCGACCGGATCGTCGCTGCCGCCATCGCGCTCGCCGACGGCGACGGGCTCGCGGCCCTGTCGATGCGCAAGGTCGCCGACCGGCTCGGTGTGGGCGCGATGTCGCTCTACACCTACGTCCCCGGCAAGGGCGAGCTGGTCGACCTGATGATCGACCAGGTGCTCGGCGAGATCGACCGGCCGGAGCTGCCCGGCGACTGGCGCGCCCGCCTCGAGCACGTCGCCCGCGGCAACCTCGCCCTCTACCGCGCCCACCCGTGGCTGCTCCAGGTCGGCACCGCCCGCCCGCCGATGGGGCCCAACCTGCTGGCCAAATACGACTACGAGCTCGGCGCGCTCGACGGCACCGGGCTCTCCGATGTGGACATCGACACGCTGCTGACCTCGGTGCTGGCCTACGTCACCGGCGCCGGGCAGGCGGCCGTCGAGGCGGCCCAGGCGCCGGCGCGCAGCGGGATGAGCGACGACCAGTGGTGGGAGGTGCAGGGCCCGCTGCTGGAGAAGGTGTTCGACCCGCAGCGCTTCCCGCTCGCGGCCCGGGTCGGCGCCGCCGCCGGCGAGGAATACGGCCTCGGCGACCCCGACCGCGTGTTCGACTTCGGCCTGCAACGCCTGTTGGACGGCATCGAGGCCTTCATCAGAAAGCACTGA
- a CDS encoding FxsA family protein, with the protein MRRGRLARWLPLAILITAVVEIAVFVLVAHWIGFGFTVLLVLAASAAGVLLLRREGMRAWRGFRAAADAGQPPGNQVTDGLVGLGAGVLLATPGLVTAALGILLALPPGRQLARLVTRRATERRISSAAAGDLFGPRRVRVRRGAPRPPDDGGSGPGRGPGPGPTVTGPGPTVTGPAEPGPARVHTTTPTSTGEPGPVIEGEVVEGEIVERR; encoded by the coding sequence ATGCGACGAGGAAGGCTGGCCCGCTGGCTGCCGTTGGCGATTCTGATCACCGCGGTGGTCGAGATCGCCGTGTTCGTGCTGGTCGCACATTGGATCGGCTTCGGTTTCACGGTGCTGCTGGTGCTGGCCGCCTCGGCGGCGGGCGTGTTGCTGCTGCGCCGCGAGGGAATGCGGGCGTGGCGGGGCTTCAGGGCCGCCGCTGATGCCGGGCAACCTCCGGGCAACCAGGTCACCGACGGTCTCGTGGGGCTCGGCGCCGGCGTGCTGCTGGCGACTCCGGGCCTGGTCACGGCCGCGCTCGGGATCCTGCTGGCGTTGCCGCCCGGTCGGCAGCTCGCGCGGCTGGTGACCCGGCGGGCGACCGAGCGGCGGATCTCCTCCGCCGCGGCCGGCGACCTGTTCGGCCCGCGCCGGGTCCGGGTGCGCCGTGGTGCGCCCCGCCCGCCGGACGACGGCGGGTCCGGCCCCGGCCGTGGCCCTGGCCCTGGTCCGACCGTGACCGGTCCTGGTCCGACCGTGACGGGTCCGGCCGAGCCCGGCCCTGCGCGCGTCCACACGACGACGCCGACCAGCACCGGCGAGCCTGGTCCGGTGATCGAGGGCGAGGTCGTCGAGGGCGAGATCGTGGAGCGCCGCTGA
- a CDS encoding hotdog fold domain-containing protein: protein MVVTHRRYVPYSHAHYGGNLVDGAYVIGLFGDVATEVCIRMDGDEGLFASYQDIQFRAPVRAGDVLDIEARVVDVGNRSRVIEFECRVVCRSRPQHGASAAEVLDPPVVATTAIGTVVVPPKP from the coding sequence CTGGTGGTCACCCATCGGCGGTATGTGCCCTACTCGCACGCCCACTACGGCGGCAACCTGGTCGACGGCGCCTACGTGATCGGCCTGTTCGGCGACGTGGCCACCGAGGTGTGCATCCGGATGGACGGCGACGAGGGCCTGTTCGCGTCCTACCAGGACATCCAGTTCCGGGCGCCGGTCCGGGCCGGTGACGTGCTCGACATCGAGGCCCGGGTGGTCGACGTGGGCAACCGCAGCCGGGTGATCGAGTTCGAATGCAGGGTGGTGTGCCGGTCGCGGCCGCAGCACGGCGCGTCGGCGGCCGAGGTGCTCGACCCGCCGGTGGTGGCCACGACGGCGATCGGCACGGTGGTCGTCCCGCCGAAGCCGTGA
- a CDS encoding DUF2087 domain-containing protein, with protein sequence MDLDQRRARILGAFLRDGRLTSIPARAAKRQVVLEHIVTVFEPGVKFPEKEVDAALRAFYEPDWVSLRRHLIDTGLMAREAGLYWRTGGYVEV encoded by the coding sequence ATGGACCTCGACCAACGCCGTGCGCGCATCCTCGGCGCGTTCCTCCGCGACGGCCGGCTCACCTCGATCCCGGCCCGCGCCGCCAAGCGCCAGGTCGTCCTCGAGCACATCGTCACGGTCTTCGAGCCGGGCGTGAAGTTCCCCGAGAAAGAGGTCGACGCGGCCCTGCGCGCGTTCTACGAGCCCGACTGGGTGTCGCTGCGCCGCCACCTGATCGACACCGGGCTGATGGCCCGCGAGGCCGGCCTCTACTGGCGCACCGGCGGCTACGTCGAGGTCTGA
- the lnt gene encoding apolipoprotein N-acyltransferase, whose amino-acid sequence MVEAAQEAAAPPAPRPLPARAALPMAIAAGLTQLLAFPRYDLWWLAPVSVALLAAAVHRRRARAGAGLGLITGLVFFGPLLEWTNLHTGVLPWVLLFVAEALFIALLGAAAAYASPLVDRHRWTWPLLTGLLWVGQEAARDRTPFGGFPWGRLAFSQGDSPALRFAALGGAPLVTFVVALIGGLLVAAAWPRGGWARRGTPAKDGSKAGTVSHEPVEDGSSPSREPAQGRPLGGPAWRRPGRASVLLGAGAIALAAAGLLVPVGGSASGPPVRFAIVQGNVPRLGLDFNAQRRAVLDNHVNGTVELAGRVTTGQAQQPDLVIWPENSSDVDPFLDPQAAAEISRAADSIKAPILVGAVLRGPGENQVRNAGVVWLPGQGPDESRMYIKRHPVPFAEYIPLRNIARMVSKEVDRVRSDFVAGTTPGVLDMGPATVGDVICFEVAYDGIVRDTVTGGAGILAVQTNNATFDESEARQQLAMVRLRAVEHGRDALMASTVGVSGFVGTDGSVRQETGFNTPGVLVAEMTPRATRTLATQLGYWPEMVLSGLAVAALVAATVIRRRPVHATPSAIGPELSTSATPQIKTAADEAGGTRTESG is encoded by the coding sequence ATGGTCGAGGCGGCGCAGGAGGCTGCCGCACCGCCGGCACCCCGGCCGCTGCCGGCCCGGGCCGCCCTCCCGATGGCGATCGCCGCCGGCCTCACGCAACTGCTCGCGTTCCCCCGCTACGACCTGTGGTGGCTGGCCCCGGTCTCGGTCGCCCTGCTCGCCGCCGCCGTGCACCGGCGCCGCGCGCGGGCCGGCGCCGGCCTGGGCCTGATCACCGGGCTGGTGTTCTTCGGCCCCCTGCTGGAATGGACCAACCTGCACACCGGGGTGCTGCCCTGGGTGCTGCTGTTCGTCGCCGAGGCGCTGTTCATCGCGCTGCTCGGCGCGGCGGCCGCCTATGCGAGCCCGCTGGTCGACCGGCACCGCTGGACCTGGCCGCTGCTGACCGGGCTGCTCTGGGTCGGCCAGGAGGCCGCCCGCGACCGCACCCCGTTCGGCGGCTTCCCCTGGGGACGGCTCGCCTTCAGCCAGGGCGACTCGCCCGCGCTGCGCTTCGCCGCCCTCGGCGGCGCCCCACTGGTTACCTTCGTCGTCGCCCTCATCGGCGGCCTCCTCGTCGCCGCGGCCTGGCCGCGCGGCGGTTGGGCGCGCCGCGGCACTCCGGCCAAGGACGGATCGAAGGCAGGGACGGTGAGCCACGAGCCGGTTGAGGACGGGTCGTCACCGAGCCGCGAGCCGGCTCAGGGCCGTCCGCTAGGCGGTCCGGCATGGCGCCGCCCAGGCCGCGCCAGCGTGCTGCTCGGTGCCGGCGCCATCGCGCTCGCCGCGGCCGGGCTCCTGGTGCCGGTCGGCGGGTCCGCGAGCGGGCCGCCGGTGCGGTTCGCGATCGTGCAGGGCAACGTGCCGCGGCTCGGCCTCGACTTCAACGCCCAGCGCCGCGCCGTCCTCGACAATCACGTCAACGGCACCGTCGAGCTGGCCGGGCGGGTCACCACCGGGCAGGCGCAGCAGCCCGACCTGGTCATCTGGCCGGAGAACTCCAGCGACGTCGACCCGTTCCTCGACCCGCAGGCAGCCGCCGAGATCAGCCGCGCCGCTGACTCGATCAAGGCGCCGATCCTGGTCGGCGCGGTGCTGCGCGGCCCGGGCGAGAACCAGGTCCGCAACGCCGGCGTGGTCTGGCTGCCGGGACAGGGGCCCGACGAGTCCCGGATGTATATCAAGCGGCATCCGGTGCCGTTCGCCGAATACATCCCGCTGCGGAACATCGCGCGGATGGTCAGCAAAGAGGTCGACCGGGTCCGGTCCGACTTCGTCGCCGGCACTACACCGGGTGTGCTCGACATGGGTCCGGCCACCGTCGGCGACGTGATCTGCTTCGAAGTGGCCTACGACGGGATCGTCCGCGATACGGTGACCGGCGGCGCCGGGATCCTCGCGGTGCAGACCAACAACGCCACGTTCGACGAGTCCGAGGCCCGGCAGCAGCTCGCCATGGTCCGGCTCCGGGCCGTCGAGCACGGCCGTGACGCGCTGATGGCCTCGACAGTGGGTGTGTCGGGGTTCGTCGGCACCGACGGATCGGTGCGCCAGGAAACGGGCTTCAACACCCCGGGTGTCCTGGTCGCCGAGATGACTCCACGCGCAACGCGTACGCTTGCTACGCAGTTGGGGTATTGGCCCGAGATGGTGTTGTCCGGTCTCGCCGTGGCCGCGTTGGTCGCCGCGACCGTGATCCGGCGCCGGCCTGTCCACGCGACACCCAGCGCCATCGGGCCGGAGTTGAGCACATCGGCGACACCTCAGATCAAGACGGCGGCGGACGAGGCCGGCGGGACGCGAACGGAGTCAGGGTGA
- a CDS encoding glutamate mutase L yields MSLALCADVGSTYTKVVVVDLDGGAVVAAADHPTTAGTDVLHGLDAAAAATGVVVPPSSWYVCSSAGGGLRLAVVGYESLVTAQAGHRVGLSAGARVVHVSAGPLGSLAALRSARPDVVLLVGGTDGGDAAVLEHNARRLARARWRVPVVLAGNAAVRDELAGVLRSAGVPVTATDNVLPRIGVLEPGPARAAIRDVFLSHVIGGKGLSRGRRFPSLVRAATPDAVLTGVEVLADYLGGDLLVVDVGGATTDVYSVLTPDGRTDDVAGTMWRSRTVEGDLGMRWSAPDVINAALAERLLVGPTGADGPAVRAGQVGTRGSGTAGQAGLTGHAGMRGSGAGTDGQAGLTGHAGTRGSGAGTDGQAGLTGHAGTPGPDPGTDGPAGNLGPVGTHGSEVAAMGPGRSALRFGVDTPEAARNAAGRSDVDAEFAVLEAAAAARAATPGFVPSDDAERAIDRRIAALAATIAVRRHARGPAGRAGRDLRDARLLVGSGGVLRHATPGEAKEVLDAVLTDFAGGWAVPRAATPVIDVSYVLAAAGLLAADHPNAARALLDRHLRGA; encoded by the coding sequence GTGAGCCTGGCGCTGTGCGCCGACGTCGGGTCGACCTACACGAAGGTGGTGGTCGTCGACCTCGACGGCGGCGCGGTCGTCGCGGCGGCCGACCACCCCACGACCGCGGGCACCGACGTGCTGCACGGCCTCGACGCGGCAGCGGCCGCGACCGGGGTGGTCGTTCCCCCGTCGTCCTGGTACGTCTGCTCGTCGGCCGGCGGCGGTCTGCGGCTGGCCGTGGTCGGCTACGAGTCGCTGGTCACCGCGCAGGCCGGGCACCGGGTCGGGCTGTCGGCGGGTGCCCGGGTGGTGCACGTGTCGGCGGGGCCGCTGGGTTCGCTGGCGGCGCTGCGTTCCGCGCGGCCCGATGTGGTGTTGCTGGTCGGTGGCACCGACGGCGGTGACGCGGCGGTGCTGGAACACAACGCGCGGCGGCTGGCCCGGGCGCGGTGGCGGGTGCCGGTGGTGCTGGCCGGCAACGCTGCTGTCCGCGACGAGCTGGCGGGGGTGTTGCGCTCGGCCGGGGTGCCGGTCACCGCTACGGACAATGTGCTGCCGCGGATCGGGGTGCTGGAGCCTGGGCCGGCGCGGGCGGCGATCCGGGACGTGTTCCTGTCCCATGTGATCGGTGGAAAGGGGCTCTCGCGTGGGCGGCGGTTCCCGTCGCTGGTGCGGGCGGCAACGCCCGACGCGGTGCTGACTGGCGTCGAGGTGCTGGCCGACTATCTCGGCGGCGACCTGCTGGTGGTCGACGTCGGCGGCGCCACCACCGATGTCTACTCGGTGCTCACCCCCGACGGCCGCACCGACGACGTCGCCGGCACGATGTGGCGCTCCCGGACCGTCGAAGGTGATCTCGGGATGCGCTGGAGTGCCCCAGACGTGATCAACGCCGCACTGGCCGAGCGGCTGTTGGTCGGGCCAACGGGCGCGGACGGCCCTGCGGTCCGCGCCGGGCAGGTGGGAACGCGTGGCTCGGGCACGGCCGGTCAGGCTGGCCTCACGGGCCACGCAGGGATGCGCGGCTCGGGCGCGGGCACAGACGGCCAGGCTGGCCTCACGGGCCACGCAGGGACGCGTGGCTCGGGCGCGGGCACAGACGGCCAAGCTGGCCTCACTGGCCACGCGGGGACCCCCGGACCGGACCCGGGCACGGACGGCCCCGCGGGCAACCTCGGGCCTGTGGGGACGCATGGCTCGGAGGTGGCTGCCATGGGCCCCGGGCGTTCGGCGCTCCGATTCGGCGTGGACACCCCGGAGGCGGCGCGGAACGCGGCGGGACGATCCGACGTGGATGCCGAATTCGCGGTGCTGGAAGCAGCGGCGGCCGCGCGGGCGGCGACGCCCGGGTTCGTGCCGTCGGATGACGCGGAGCGGGCCATTGACCGGCGGATCGCGGCGTTGGCCGCGACGATCGCGGTGCGGCGGCACGCCCGGGGGCCGGCCGGCCGGGCCGGACGTGATCTTCGTGACGCGCGGCTGCTGGTCGGGTCCGGTGGGGTGTTGCGGCACGCCACGCCGGGCGAGGCCAAGGAGGTCCTCGACGCCGTGCTGACCGACTTCGCAGGCGGGTGGGCGGTGCCGCGGGCGGCGACCCCCGTGATCGACGTGTCCTATGTGCTCGCGGCGGCCGGATTGCTCGCCGCGGACCATCCGAACGCGGCACGGGCGCTCCTCGATCGGCACCTGCGCGGGGCATGA
- a CDS encoding ABC transporter permease: MNRLRWALADGATLTRRDLDHWARQPAQVVIGLLFPVMIVLMFGYLLGGGMAVPGGSGAAGYREFLIPGTLALTMVFGLEGTFQAIKTDVSRGVTDRFRSMPMASSAVVVGRSVADLLNAVVSLAALVLCGLAIGWRWHSGLAAALGAFGLLLLLRFAMLWIGIYLGLIVRGEGALVAVQILVWPLGFLSNTFSAPSSMPGWLGAIASWNPLSSTVGAARELFDNPGWGGSSWVEQHAILMAIVWPTLLIAIFWPLSVHRYRNLDR; encoded by the coding sequence ATGAACCGGCTGCGCTGGGCGCTCGCCGACGGCGCCACCCTGACCCGCCGCGACCTGGACCACTGGGCGAGGCAACCGGCCCAGGTCGTGATCGGCCTGCTGTTCCCGGTGATGATCGTGCTGATGTTCGGCTACCTGCTGGGCGGCGGCATGGCGGTCCCCGGCGGCTCCGGGGCCGCGGGTTACCGCGAGTTCCTGATCCCGGGGACGCTGGCGCTGACCATGGTGTTCGGCCTGGAGGGCACCTTCCAGGCGATCAAGACGGACGTGTCCCGGGGCGTCACGGACCGTTTCCGCTCGATGCCGATGGCCTCGTCGGCGGTGGTCGTCGGCCGCAGCGTGGCCGACCTGCTCAACGCGGTGGTCTCGCTGGCCGCGCTGGTGCTGTGCGGGCTGGCCATCGGGTGGCGGTGGCATTCGGGCCTGGCGGCGGCCCTGGGCGCGTTCGGCCTGCTGCTCCTGCTCCGCTTCGCGATGCTCTGGATCGGCATCTACCTGGGCCTGATCGTCCGCGGCGAGGGCGCCCTGGTGGCGGTGCAGATCCTGGTCTGGCCGCTGGGCTTCCTGTCCAACACCTTCTCGGCGCCGTCGAGCATGCCAGGGTGGCTGGGCGCGATCGCGTCGTGGAACCCGCTCTCGTCGACAGTGGGCGCGGCCCGGGAGTTGTTCGACAACCCAGGCTGGGGCGGCTCGTCGTGGGTGGAACAACACGCGATCCTGATGGCGATCGTGTGGCCGACGCTGCTGATCGCGATCTTCTGGCCGCTGTCCGTCCACCGCTACCGCAACCTGGACCGCTAG
- a CDS encoding ATP-binding cassette domain-containing protein: MDVVTAQGLRRRFGTVDALAGVDLAVPAGSVHGLLGPNGAGKTTLVRILTTLLRPTGGTATVAGFDVGRDPDRVRANIGLVGQHAAVDEILSGRQNLEMFGRLYHLGAAEARQRASDLLSRFGLADTGSRAVSTYSGGMRRRLDLAASLITAPPVLFLDEPTTGLDPRSRTEVWDAVRTLVAAGTTVLLTTQYLEEVDRLADHVTVIDHGTVVASGTPAALKSQLGGDRIDLVVAAAADLPAAAALLERITGNTPDTSVDDRRVGVAVADRMAALTAVVRGLGDAGIAVEDVTLRRPTLDEVFLHLTGRERVAA; this comes from the coding sequence ATGGATGTTGTGACGGCGCAGGGCCTGCGCCGCCGGTTCGGCACGGTCGACGCGCTCGCGGGCGTCGACCTGGCGGTGCCGGCGGGTTCCGTGCACGGGCTGCTCGGCCCGAACGGCGCGGGCAAGACCACCCTGGTCCGGATCTTGACCACGCTGCTACGCCCGACCGGCGGCACGGCGACGGTGGCCGGCTTCGACGTCGGCCGCGACCCCGACCGGGTGCGCGCCAACATCGGCCTCGTCGGCCAGCACGCGGCCGTCGACGAGATCCTGTCGGGCCGGCAGAACCTGGAGATGTTCGGCCGGCTCTACCACCTGGGCGCGGCGGAGGCGCGGCAGCGTGCGTCGGACCTGCTGTCCCGCTTCGGCCTGGCCGACACGGGCTCGCGGGCGGTCAGCACCTATTCGGGCGGGATGCGCCGGCGGCTCGACCTCGCGGCGAGCCTGATCACGGCGCCGCCGGTGCTGTTCCTCGACGAGCCGACCACGGGCCTGGACCCGCGCAGCCGCACCGAGGTCTGGGACGCGGTCCGCACCCTGGTCGCGGCCGGCACGACGGTGCTGCTCACGACGCAATACCTGGAGGAGGTCGACCGGCTCGCCGACCACGTCACGGTGATCGACCACGGCACGGTGGTCGCGTCGGGCACGCCGGCGGCGCTGAAGTCGCAACTCGGCGGCGACCGCATCGACCTGGTCGTCGCCGCGGCGGCGGACCTGCCGGCCGCGGCGGCGCTGCTGGAGCGGATCACCGGGAACACCCCGGACACGTCGGTGGACGACCGCCGCGTGGGCGTCGCGGTCGCGGACCGGATGGCGGCGTTGACCGCGGTGGTACGCGGCCTCGGCGACGCCGGGATCGCAGTCGAGGACGTGACCCTGCGCCGGCCCACCCTCGACGAGGTCTTCCTGCACCTGACCGGCCGCGAGCGGGTGGCGGCATGA